A single window of Myripristis murdjan chromosome 21, fMyrMur1.1, whole genome shotgun sequence DNA harbors:
- the fmnl2a gene encoding formin-like protein 2 isoform X8, protein MCLRAIMNYQYGFNMVMSHPHAVNEIALSLNNKNPRTKALVLELLAAVCLVRGGHEIILSAFDNFKEVCMETQRFEKLMEHFKNEDNNIDFMVACMQFINIVVHSVEDMNFRVHLQFDFTKLCLDEYLDKLKHTESDKLQVQIQAYLDNVFDVGALLEDAETKNAALERVEELEENMSHMTEKLQDMENEAMSKIVELEKQLMQRNKDLESIREVYKDASSQVHTLRQMVKEKDEAIQRQCNLEKKIHELEKQGTIKIHKKGDGDISILPSPPSGVEAVSGAVPGGTYTAVSPNHVGGTLVVPAPPPPPPPPPPPVNGIVPNGPSSAEPVVIPPPPPPPPPPPPPLPGPAAALLVPPPPPVAPPLPGCGTPTVIMNSGLAEGPIKLFSVKIKKPIKTKFRMPVFNWVALKPNQINGTVFNEIDDERILEDLNVDEFEEMFKTKAQGPAIDVTMSKQKVIQKGSNKVALLDSNRAKNLAITLRKVGKTPEEICKAIQLFDLRTLPVDFVECLMRFQPTENEIKVLRQFEKERKPLESLTDEDRFMMQFSKIERLMQKMTIMAFIGNFCESVQMLTPQLHAIIAASVSIKSSQKLKKILEIILALGNYMNSSKRGAVYGFKLQSLDLLLDTKSTDRKLTLLHYIANVVKEKYQQVSLFYNELHYVEKAAAVSLENVLLDVKELQRGLELTKREYSMHGHNTMLKDFIAHNEGKLKKLQDDAKIAQDAFDEAVKFFGENSKTTPPSVFFPVFVRFVKAYRQAEEDNEQRKRQEQMMMERLLEQEAMMEADQKSPSHKSRRQQQELIQELRKKQVKDSRHVYEGKDGAIEDIITDLRNQPYRRADAVRRSVRRRFDDQNLRPVNNAEVVM, encoded by the exons ATGTGCCTGCGCGCTATCATGAACTACCAG TACGGCTTCAACATGGTCATGTCGCACCCGCACGCTGTGAATGAAATTGCACTAAGTCTCAACAATAAGAACCCCAG AACTAAAGCTCTTGTCCTGGAGCTGCTGGCGGCGGTTTGTCTCGTGAGAGGAGGCCATGAAATTATTCTCTCTGCGTTCGACAACTTTAAGGAG GTGTGCATGGAGACGCAGCGGTTTGAGAAGCTAATGGAGCATTTCAAGAACGAAGACAACAACATCGACTTCATG GTGGCGTGTATGCAGTTCATCAACATTGTGGTGCACTCAGTAGAAGACATGAACTTCAGGGTTCATCTACAGTTTGACTTCACCAAGCTGTGCCTGGACGAGTACTTGGAT AAACTAAAGCATACAGAGAGCGATAAACTGCAAGTTCAGATCCAGGCCTACTTGGATAACGTGTTTGATGTGGGAGCCCTTCTGGAGGACGCGGAGACCAAAAATGCTGCCCTCGAGCGAgtagaggagctggaggagaacatgtcACAT ATGACGGAGAAGCTGCAGGACATGGAGAACGAGGCCATGTCCAAGATCGtggagctggagaagcagctgaTGCAAAGGAACAAGGACCTAGAATCCATTAGG GAAGTATACAAGGACGCCAGCTCGCAGGTTCACACGCTGCGGCAGATGGTGAAGGAGAAGGACGAGGCGATCCAGCGGCAGTGCAACCTGGAGAAGAAGATCCACGAGCTGGAGAAGCAGGGCACCATCAAGATCCACAAGAAGGGAGACGGAGACATCTCCATCCTGCCCTCTCCGCCCTCCGGCGTGGAGGCCGTATCAGGCGCTGTGCCAGGGGGAACCTACACCGCTGTCAGTCCAAACCATGTGGGAGGGACGCTGGTCGTGCCtgctccaccacctccacctcctccacccccgCCACCAGTGAATGGCATTG TGCCAAACGGGCCGTCATCAGCCGAGCCAGTGGTGATTCCTCCGcctcccccgcctcctcctccgcctccaccTCCGCTCCCAGGACCGGCCGCAGCGCTGTTggtccctccacctccccccgTAGCCCCCCCACTGCCCGGCTGTGGCACCCCCACTGTCATCATGAACTCCGGGTTAGCAG AGGGACCCATCAAACTTTTCT CTGTCAAGATTAAGAAACCCATCAAGACAAAGTTCCGCATGCCCGTCTTCAACTGGGTGGCCCTGAAACCCAACCAGATTAACGGCACAGTCTTCAATGAGATTGATGATGAGAGGATACTTGAG GATCTGAATGTGGATGAGTTTGAGGAGATGTTCAAGACGAAGGCCCAGGGCCCGGCAATCGACGTAACCATGAGCAAACAGAAGGTCATCCAGAAGGGCTCGAACAAGGTGGCTCTGCTGGACTCCAACAGGGCGAAGAACCTCGCCATCACGCTGAGGAAAGTGGGCAAGACCCCCGAGGAGATCTGCAAGGCCATTCAGCT GTTTGACCTGCGCACTCTGCCCGTGGACTTTGTGGAGTGTCTGATGCGCTTCCAGCCCACAGAGAATGAGATTAAAGTGTTGCGGCAGTTTGAGAAGGAGCGCAAACCGCTGGAGAGCCTGACGGACGAGGACCGCTTCATGATGCAGTTCAGCAAGATCGAGCGGCTCATGCAGAAAATGACCATCATGGCCTTCATCGGCAACTTCTGTGAGAGCGTGCAGATGCTCACACCG CAACTTCATGCAATCATCGCAGCGTCGGTGTCCATCAAGTCGTCACAGAAGCTAAAGAAAATCCTCGAG ATTATCTTGGCACTTGGAAACTACATGAACAGTAGCAAAAGAGGAGCAGTTTACGGTTTCAAGCTACAAAGTTTAGACTTG CTACTGGACACAAAGTCGACAGATCGTAAGTTGACGTTGTTACACTACATAGCCAACGTGGTGAAGGAGAAATACCAGCAGGTGTCTCTGTTCTACAATGAGCTGCACTATGTGGAGAAAGCGGCGGCAG tgtcGCTGGAGAACGTCCTCCTGGATGTCAAGGAGCTGCAGAGAGGCCTGGAGCTGACCAAGAGAGAGTACAGCATGCACGGCCACAACACCATGCTCAAAGACTTCATTGCACACAATGAGGGCAAGCTCAAAAAGCTGCAGGACGATGCCAAGATTGCACAG GATGCCTTTGACGAGGCAGTGAAATTCTTCGGGGAGAACTCCAAAACCACGCCGCCTTCCGTCTTCTTCCCCGTGTTTGTGCGATTTGTCAAGGCTTACAGG CAAGCGGAGGAGGACAACGAGCAGAGGAAGCGTCAGGAGCAGATGATGATGGAGAGACTTCTAGAGCAGGAAGCCATGATGGAGGCAGACCAGAAG TCTCCATCTCATAAGAGCAggcggcagcagcaggagctgatCCAGGAACTCAGGAAGAAGCAGGTGAAAGACAGCCGCCACGTCTATGAAGGCAAAGATGGAGCAATTGAGGACATCATAACGG ATCTGAGGAATCAGCCTTACAGACGAGCAGACGCGGTGCGGAGGAGTGTCAGGAGGCGCTTTGATGATCAGAACTTGCGGCCAGTGAACAACGCCGAAGTGGTCATGTGA